The proteins below come from a single Aquabacterium sp. A3 genomic window:
- a CDS encoding hybrid sensor histidine kinase/response regulator, with product MSVARQKIFRIRREYNSWVANETLEDYALRYTPRTFRKWSEMRVANTAFGAVSFLALEAIGGAIALSYGFTNALWAILVVGLIIFLTALPISYYAAKYGLDMDLLTRGAGFGYLGSTLTSLIYASFTFIFFALEAAIMALAIQMVFDWPLALCYLISSLVVIPLVTHGITLISRLQMWTQPLWLAMLVLPFVVIAWKQPDAYVDFTSLSGRISGSSDFDLISFGMAATVIFSLVVQVGEQVDYLRFLPEKTRENRWRWWGAVLVAGPGWIVPGMLKMIAGAFLAFLVIQREVPVDKAIEPTQMYLAAFSEVFTSSSWALWATLIFVIVSQIKINVTNAYAGSLAWSNFFARLTHSHPGRVVWLVFNVLIAVLLMTLGVFGALEHVLGLYSNVAIAWVGALVADLVINKPLGWSPRGIEFKRAHLYDLNPVGLGATILAASVAIAGHAGLLGEAVLPWSPFIALGIALVASPVLAWATRGRFYLARQPRPVWRPGEMVRCSVCENEFESEDIATCPAYEAPICSLCCTLESRCHDRCKSRSRAAEQVSDGLVALLPVQLSRRMNFQVGHYLVVFLSLAALLAAVLGVVYYQEGVVHTGLLADGSIASAALQGPFIKVYALLLMVVAVCAWWVVLASESRRMAQDDSNRQNQLLQQEIDAHRRTDAALQQAKELAEAANQAKTRYVAGMTHELRTPLNSILGYAQILIKGQGLDARGRHDGLTTIQRSGEHLMGLIDGLLELARIEAGRLRLEPSPVPLQAFLDDVVRMVRPQAEARGLTFELQTRGRVPEWVQADAKRLRQILLNLLSNAVRFTERGSITLRVDARREVLRFEVLDTGMGIAPQDLDRIFLPFERGRGGRRIGETGTGLGLTITHLLTELMGGELSVRSQLGVGSTFIVRLYLREISAPVQAPLAVDGLPDPVGLRSIVGYEGPRRTLLVVDDQPIQRHMLAGMLLPLGFVVREAASGSEALESVRSDPPDALLLDISMDDMDGWATARALRASGVTSLPIIIVSANVFENRPENLEAASCQAFVGKPVMESELLRALGSALGLNWVTRHTQVPGHRLGSTAPPSEVASALGSSDVPAPPADAVWELSRLARKGHVQALRESLADWRRTHPDHEPHWVRLHGWIDAFELDAVTAYLSPFVEEDPIDEPQA from the coding sequence AGTGGAGCGAAATGCGCGTGGCCAACACGGCCTTTGGCGCGGTGTCGTTCCTGGCGCTGGAGGCCATCGGGGGGGCGATCGCCCTGAGCTACGGCTTCACCAACGCCTTGTGGGCCATCCTGGTGGTGGGGCTCATCATCTTCCTGACGGCGCTGCCCATCAGCTATTACGCGGCCAAGTACGGGCTGGACATGGACCTGCTCACGCGCGGGGCGGGCTTCGGTTATCTGGGCTCGACGCTGACATCCTTGATCTATGCCAGCTTCACGTTCATCTTCTTCGCGCTGGAGGCGGCCATCATGGCCTTGGCCATCCAGATGGTGTTCGACTGGCCGCTGGCCTTGTGTTATCTGATTTCCTCGTTGGTGGTCATTCCGCTGGTGACGCACGGCATCACCTTGATCTCGCGCCTGCAGATGTGGACGCAGCCCCTGTGGTTGGCCATGCTGGTGCTGCCCTTTGTGGTGATCGCCTGGAAGCAGCCCGACGCCTACGTGGACTTCACCAGCCTGTCGGGCCGGATCTCTGGCTCGTCGGATTTCGACCTGATCTCGTTCGGCATGGCCGCCACCGTGATCTTCTCGCTGGTGGTGCAGGTGGGTGAGCAGGTGGACTACCTGCGGTTCCTGCCAGAGAAGACGCGCGAAAACCGCTGGCGCTGGTGGGGGGCGGTGCTGGTGGCGGGCCCAGGCTGGATCGTGCCGGGCATGCTTAAGATGATCGCCGGGGCCTTTCTGGCCTTTCTGGTCATCCAGCGCGAGGTGCCCGTGGACAAGGCCATCGAGCCCACGCAGATGTACCTGGCGGCGTTCAGCGAGGTGTTCACGTCGTCCAGCTGGGCGCTGTGGGCCACCCTCATCTTTGTGATCGTCTCGCAGATCAAGATCAATGTCACCAACGCCTATGCCGGCTCGCTGGCCTGGTCCAACTTCTTTGCGCGTCTCACGCACAGCCACCCTGGGCGCGTGGTGTGGCTGGTGTTCAATGTGCTGATCGCCGTGTTGCTGATGACGCTGGGCGTGTTTGGCGCACTCGAGCATGTGCTGGGGCTGTACAGCAACGTGGCCATCGCCTGGGTGGGCGCCCTGGTGGCCGACCTGGTCATCAACAAGCCCCTGGGCTGGTCGCCGCGAGGCATCGAGTTCAAGCGCGCCCATCTTTATGACCTCAACCCGGTGGGGCTGGGTGCCACGATCCTGGCCGCCAGCGTGGCCATCGCGGGGCATGCGGGTCTGCTGGGCGAGGCCGTGCTGCCCTGGTCTCCGTTCATTGCGCTGGGCATCGCGTTGGTGGCCTCGCCGGTGCTGGCCTGGGCCACGCGGGGGCGCTTTTATCTGGCACGCCAACCCCGGCCGGTGTGGCGACCGGGCGAAATGGTCCGTTGCTCGGTGTGCGAAAACGAGTTCGAGTCCGAGGACATCGCCACCTGCCCTGCCTACGAGGCCCCCATCTGCTCCTTGTGCTGCACGCTCGAGTCGCGCTGCCACGATCGCTGCAAAAGCCGCTCTCGCGCGGCCGAGCAGGTCTCTGATGGCCTGGTGGCGCTCTTGCCTGTGCAGTTGTCGCGCCGCATGAACTTCCAGGTGGGGCACTACCTGGTGGTGTTCTTGTCGCTGGCGGCGCTGCTGGCGGCGGTGCTGGGCGTGGTGTATTACCAAGAGGGCGTGGTGCACACGGGCTTGCTGGCCGATGGCAGCATTGCTTCGGCGGCCTTGCAAGGCCCCTTCATCAAGGTGTATGCCCTGCTGCTGATGGTGGTGGCCGTGTGTGCGTGGTGGGTGGTGCTGGCCTCTGAAAGCCGGCGCATGGCGCAAGACGACAGCAACCGCCAGAACCAGCTGTTGCAGCAGGAAATCGACGCCCACCGACGCACCGATGCGGCCTTGCAGCAAGCCAAGGAGCTGGCCGAGGCGGCCAATCAGGCCAAGACCCGTTACGTGGCCGGCATGACCCACGAGCTGCGCACGCCGCTCAACAGCATCCTGGGCTACGCCCAGATCCTCATCAAGGGGCAGGGGCTCGATGCCCGTGGACGGCATGACGGACTGACCACCATCCAGCGCAGTGGCGAGCACCTCATGGGCTTGATCGACGGCCTGCTGGAGCTGGCCCGCATCGAGGCGGGCCGTTTGCGGCTGGAGCCTTCGCCCGTGCCCTTGCAGGCGTTTCTGGACGACGTGGTGCGCATGGTGAGGCCGCAGGCCGAGGCGCGCGGGCTGACGTTCGAGCTGCAGACCCGCGGCCGTGTGCCCGAGTGGGTGCAGGCCGATGCCAAGCGCCTGCGCCAGATCTTGCTGAACCTGCTGAGCAATGCGGTGCGCTTCACCGAACGTGGCAGCATCACGCTGCGCGTGGACGCCCGCCGTGAGGTCTTGCGTTTCGAGGTGCTGGACACCGGCATGGGCATCGCCCCTCAGGATCTGGACCGCATCTTTCTGCCCTTCGAGCGTGGTCGTGGGGGGCGCCGCATCGGTGAAACCGGCACAGGCCTGGGCCTGACCATCACCCACTTGCTGACCGAGCTCATGGGCGGAGAGTTGTCGGTGCGCAGCCAGCTGGGTGTGGGCAGCACGTTCATCGTGCGGCTGTACCTGCGCGAGATCTCTGCGCCCGTGCAGGCCCCGCTGGCGGTGGACGGACTGCCAGACCCCGTGGGCTTGCGGTCCATCGTGGGCTATGAAGGCCCGCGCCGCACCTTGCTCGTGGTGGACGATCAGCCCATCCAGCGGCACATGCTGGCGGGCATGCTCTTGCCGCTGGGTTTTGTGGTGCGCGAGGCGGCCAGTGGCAGCGAGGCGCTCGAAAGCGTGCGCAGCGATCCGCCTGATGCCCTCTTGCTGGACATCAGCATGGACGACATGGACGGCTGGGCCACGGCGCGCGCGCTGCGTGCCAGCGGGGTGACGTCGCTGCCCATCATCATCGTGTCGGCCAATGTGTTCGAGAACCGGCCCGAGAACCTGGAGGCGGCGTCCTGCCAGGCCTTTGTGGGCAAGCCCGTGATGGAGTCCGAGCTGCTGCGGGCCCTGGGCAGTGCCTTGGGGCTGAACTGGGTGACCCGCCACACCCAGGTGCCAGGCCACCGCCTCGGCAGCACGGCGCCACCGTCCGAGGTGGCGTCTGCCCTCGGTTCCTCAGATGTGCCCGCGCCGCCCGCCGACGCCGTCTGGGAGCTGAGCCGCCTGGCGCGCAAAGGACACGTGCAAGCCTTGCGCGAATCCTTGGCGGACTGGCGCCGCACGCACCCCGATCATGAGCCCCACTGGGTGCGCCTGCATGGCTGGATCGATGCCTTTGAACTGGATGCCGTGACGGCTTACCTGAGCCCATTTGTGGAGGAGGATCCGATCGATGAACCCCAAGCGTGA
- a CDS encoding response regulator yields MNPKREQHAGTVLVVDDVPDTLRMLCDALMQEGYTVLVARDGEQALERLAAIEPDAILMDAVMPGLSGFETCQRIKAHAVWSAIPVIFMTGLSDTADVVAGFDAGGVDYVVKPVRIEEVLARLSTHVRNARAAREAWQRASEAAAQPSLAEAAVLSRLEEAALTPRETEVLTWVARGKTNRDIADILGMSHRTVNKHLEHIFEKLGVETRAAAAALASPVLAGGAGGTGAA; encoded by the coding sequence ATGAACCCCAAGCGTGAACAGCATGCCGGGACCGTGCTGGTGGTGGACGATGTGCCAGACACCTTGCGCATGCTGTGCGACGCCCTGATGCAGGAGGGCTACACCGTCCTGGTGGCCCGTGATGGCGAGCAGGCGCTGGAGCGGCTGGCGGCCATCGAGCCTGATGCCATCCTGATGGACGCGGTGATGCCCGGGCTCTCAGGGTTCGAGACCTGTCAGCGCATCAAGGCCCATGCCGTGTGGTCGGCCATTCCCGTCATCTTCATGACGGGCTTGTCCGACACGGCCGATGTGGTGGCCGGCTTCGACGCCGGCGGGGTGGATTACGTGGTCAAACCCGTGCGCATCGAAGAGGTGCTGGCCCGACTGAGCACCCATGTGCGCAATGCACGGGCCGCGCGTGAGGCCTGGCAGCGTGCCAGCGAGGCGGCCGCCCAACCCAGCCTGGCCGAGGCCGCCGTGTTGTCGCGGCTGGAAGAAGCCGCCCTGACGCCCCGTGAAACCGAAGTGCTGACCTGGGTGGCCCGGGGCAAGACCAACCGGGACATTGCCGACATCCTGGGCATGAGCCACCGCACGGTCAACAAGCACCTGGAACACATCTTCGAAAAGCTGGGTGTGGAAACCCGCGCTGCGGCGGCGGCCCTGGCCAGCCCCGTGCTGGCGGGCGGGGCCGGGGGGACTGGTGCGGCCTGA
- a CDS encoding PEP-CTERM sorting domain-containing protein gives MRTCLPTLGALVLALSSSVASANLLYTFDNDAQGVTSTGAILTEGSGFLTLQDIDGADMAVYLPSADLVNGLQYLGGTLSFDAINLNGASNDWFSFGTVRLSGGGQFVELDIVPGAEPGGAWQTYAVALDEATWGPSLSVVLAQLSGVSITLESHIGYDNSNGGFELNGVDNIRLAAAVPEPGTWALALAGLAMLPWVARRQLAKRH, from the coding sequence ATGCGCACCTGCCTGCCAACCTTGGGCGCCCTGGTCCTGGCGCTGAGTTCCAGTGTGGCGTCGGCCAACCTGCTTTACACCTTTGACAACGATGCGCAAGGGGTGACGTCCACCGGGGCGATTCTCACCGAGGGCTCGGGGTTTCTGACGCTGCAGGACATTGACGGAGCCGACATGGCGGTGTACTTGCCATCGGCTGACCTGGTCAACGGGTTGCAGTACCTGGGTGGCACGCTCTCATTTGATGCCATCAACCTCAATGGCGCCAGCAACGACTGGTTCTCGTTCGGCACGGTGCGCTTGAGTGGCGGTGGTCAGTTCGTCGAACTCGACATCGTGCCCGGCGCCGAGCCTGGCGGTGCATGGCAAACGTACGCCGTGGCGCTGGACGAAGCCACCTGGGGGCCCAGCCTGTCGGTGGTGCTGGCGCAGTTGTCCGGTGTGAGCATCACGCTGGAGTCGCACATTGGCTACGACAACAGCAATGGCGGCTTTGAACTCAATGGTGTGGACAACATCCGCCTGGCCGCTGCCGTGCCCGAGCCAGGCACTTGGGCGCTGGCCCTGGCCGGCCTGGCGATGCTGCCCTGGGTGGCCCGTCGTCAGTTGGCGAAGCGCCACTGA
- a CDS encoding DUF2167 domain-containing protein: protein MICTLNAVRQAVTRIFSWIGMAGVMAITLALASPAGASQRDEQMADILREVEAAQIVGPADILLRDQATLKLPAGYVWVPEPAASKLMQAMGNHTDSRELGLIFPQADDQHWMVVAEFEESGYIQDDDARNWNVDDLFKSLKEGTEAANEERRKNGHAELEIVDWVERPNYSNDTHRLVWSMSARHKGDPADAPMSINYNTYALGRDGYITLNLITALADIPQDKAHAQTLLAALSFSDGKRYADFDSSTDKVAEYGLAALVGGVAAKKLGFFAMAAAFLAKFAKVILLGGIALLGGLGKLFKRNKA, encoded by the coding sequence ATGATCTGCACATTGAACGCCGTCCGGCAGGCGGTGACACGCATTTTTTCTTGGATCGGCATGGCGGGGGTGATGGCCATCACCCTGGCTCTGGCGTCACCGGCTGGGGCCAGCCAGCGCGACGAGCAGATGGCTGACATCCTGCGCGAAGTCGAGGCGGCGCAAATCGTGGGGCCCGCCGACATCCTCTTGCGCGACCAGGCTACGCTGAAGCTGCCGGCCGGTTACGTGTGGGTGCCGGAGCCTGCTGCCAGCAAGTTGATGCAGGCCATGGGCAACCACACCGACTCACGAGAGCTGGGCCTGATCTTCCCGCAAGCCGATGACCAGCACTGGATGGTCGTCGCCGAATTCGAGGAATCTGGATACATCCAGGACGACGATGCCCGAAACTGGAACGTCGACGATCTTTTCAAGAGCCTGAAAGAAGGCACCGAGGCGGCCAACGAAGAGCGCCGCAAGAACGGTCACGCAGAACTGGAGATCGTTGACTGGGTGGAGCGTCCCAACTACAGCAACGACACCCATCGCCTGGTGTGGTCCATGTCGGCTCGCCACAAGGGAGACCCAGCAGACGCCCCCATGAGCATCAACTACAACACCTATGCCTTGGGCCGTGATGGCTACATCACGCTCAACCTCATCACCGCGCTGGCAGACATCCCACAGGACAAAGCGCATGCTCAGACCTTGTTGGCCGCACTGAGCTTCAGCGATGGCAAGCGCTACGCCGACTTCGACTCGTCAACCGACAAGGTTGCAGAGTACGGGTTGGCGGCGCTGGTGGGTGGCGTGGCGGCGAAGAAGTTGGGCTTTTTTGCCATGGCCGCGGCCTTTCTGGCCAAGTTCGCCAAAGTGATCCTGCTGGGCGGTATCGCCTTGCTGGGCGGCCTGGGCAAACTGTTCAAGCGCAATAAAGCCTGA
- the purN gene encoding phosphoribosylglycinamide formyltransferase yields MKSIVILISGRGSNMEAIVHACQREGWPARIAAVISNKADASGLQFAAAHGIATAVVDHKAFGSREAFDTELAQVIDGFQPDVVVLAGFMRILTEGFVRRYEGRLLNIHPSLLPAFPGLHTHQRAIEAGCKLAGATVHFVTPELDHGPIILQAAVPVRADDTADTLAARVLVQEHQIYPQAVRWLVDEQLSVHGGVVRHLDGRQQVCWSD; encoded by the coding sequence ATGAAATCCATCGTCATCCTCATCAGCGGCCGCGGCTCCAACATGGAAGCCATCGTGCACGCCTGCCAGCGCGAAGGCTGGCCCGCCCGCATCGCCGCCGTCATCAGCAACAAGGCCGACGCCTCCGGCCTGCAGTTTGCGGCGGCTCACGGCATCGCCACGGCGGTGGTCGACCACAAGGCCTTTGGCAGCCGTGAGGCCTTCGACACCGAGTTGGCCCAGGTGATCGATGGATTTCAGCCCGACGTGGTGGTGCTGGCCGGGTTCATGCGCATCCTCACCGAGGGTTTTGTGCGCCGTTACGAAGGCCGGCTGCTCAACATCCACCCCTCGCTGCTGCCGGCCTTCCCGGGGCTACACACGCACCAGCGGGCCATCGAGGCGGGCTGCAAGCTGGCCGGTGCCACGGTGCACTTCGTGACGCCCGAGTTGGACCACGGCCCCATCATCCTGCAAGCAGCGGTGCCGGTACGGGCCGACGACACGGCCGACACGCTGGCTGCGCGAGTGCTGGTCCAAGAGCACCAGATCTACCCGCAGGCGGTGCGCTGGCTGGTCGATGAGCAACTGAGCGTACACGGTGGCGTGGTTCGCCACCTCGATGGACGCCAGCAGGTCTGCTGGAGCGACTGA